Genomic window (Helianthus annuus cultivar XRQ/B chromosome 3, HanXRQr2.0-SUNRISE, whole genome shotgun sequence):
TCGAGCGAACATGAACGCTAATACActaaccttggaaatagtaagagCTGGGCTCCACTGTTCCTTCAAAATATCAAGACAAATGCTGCCATTGCTGTTGATGTTCGGGTGGAACACCTTCGTCCTGAAAGCCACCTATGGAAACACAAAAGCATACATTAACTCATTAAGCAGCAAACAGAATCCAGTTAAAATTTGAACATGTAAACACAAAGATAATCAATCACATCTGAATTAAAGGAAACCGCATTTAATGATTACCTTAGGCGGCTTAAACGGATAGTCTGGAGGGAAATGAATGGTAACTAGAAACACTCCACCGGAATAAGGACTGTCGGGAGGACCCATAATGGTTGCCTGCCAGTGAAACATGTCTTCTGCCACTGGGCCTAAACTCACATTACAGAATCAAATTAAAcacaaagaagatcaacaaatGTACAATAATACAGTGCTCGTATTCGTGTTTATTGTTTGATCCAATATAAATGtcatcataatcatcatcatactcagtaaatctcatcaatagcaaagcaaaggtagggtctgaggagggtaagatgtagacagccttacctctaccccgtaggaatagagaggctgcttccagtgagaccccggactcgatagtagttttgcatcaagctttggatataaggcacataacactcaacaatcgggacaaagaccgattagcgcatgtacccttttgtctttcagctatcaacgccaccacatgatgcatgattaaccatcctcagcttttaacgttactttcacgaaattagtaaaataacgttaaaattagtgcactttcagtTTTGCCCCCGatcgcccacacatatatacattatatgcgcttGCGCGTATCCAATATAAATGTGTAGTTACCAAAATTTAGTCTTATGCGATACAtcccaaaatattttttttttttaaaaggatCAATTTTTTTAATCATGATTACACAAACAAAATTCATGAGATGTATGCTACAATATTCACATATCTTACAACTAACTATAAGCTCTAATCATGATAATTTGTGAGGGGATCTaatttcaaaaacctaaaaaGCTTTACTCCTTGATTTGCAATTATAATTATAATCATTAATAATCAGCAAACTTACAAATCAAATAAACCTAGAAGATCGGAGATCAATAATAAGCTAAACTAACAACACAAAACGATGATCGAAAAGGATGCAATAATAAAACCTGCACTGCAAGAGGTAGGAGGATCCTTCTGGAGATCCTTGAGTTCTTTCAAGATCCGCTTGGAAGCCATGACTGACGAACACCTTGAAGATCCTCCTCTTGTTAAGAAGAGTTAAAAGTTGTGAAAAATGGAAGGAATCTCTCTCTTCTGGTGTGTCGTTTATGTATCAACAACAGAAGAAGAAGTAAAATAGATATTTTTTAGTCTTCCGGTGGGCTCCCGTCGTTTCTTACCCACCCACCCAGTGGAATCCACCACCTATTGTTTAGCGGGATCTCGGTAGATAAAATATGTTAAAAAGAGCTTTGATAATTAACATCCCGTCGCAACGCGTGGGTAGCGTCAACTCGTTTTTAATAATAGAGTAAACTGTTATTTTGGTCCTTATGGTTTGCGCACTTTTGCCAATTTAGTCCAAATCTTAAATCTTTTAAATCTGGGTtattgtggtttcacttttattgtcattttagtccaaaattcaaaaaacccCTTATTTAACTGTTGAAAACTagctattttgtctttttgtgcaggggcaattttgtccatcttaatttattataacatattaataaACTAAGGGgatgtttggtagcctctgaatggtcattaagagactacctcttaatggaaccattaaaaattttaccaatgagaaggtagaagattGTGACatttgatgatttaccattcagaggttacctcttaaccattcagacttgaggttacctcttattcattcagaggttttaaacctgacagtggcgaaacttgaaaatttccaccggggGGTCGAAAGTCACCGAACTTAAAAATTCTATATACGTAAATTTCTTTTTCATAAaatcggggggtcgaaaacgtatatacctaataaaatctatacgaaacgtacatacgtaacactactgagcgaaaagttcagggggtcGGGCACCCGCCCCCCCGGCCCCTTGAAagctattgtcacaccccaaccgatggcggaatcatcgaggcgcggcactgagcgaaacagattgtcaaaagaaattccataacaactaaattaccaaatagttaatattatgtcccataccataacccatcaagtaatcaaattattacagacatagatattctcactacaaaacatgttccgacaactcagattttaattaaaataaactgtctttgtttctagactctcaatCCCACTTGATTCCCACATAGCAGCAagacatcctaagcacctgtcacatacgttaaaataaaggtcaatacacatagtgtaaaggtgagcatacaagtttgatatagcataatagagttcgaaatagtttacgcataaccaacatgtatcaTGTAGCAAGTGAAAACTAGTAGGTTATCAACAGAGAAATAtccacagacgtgactgcgagttgtagaatgcgcaacacatatccccactaggacacgtgaagtaaagcccttaacaacccctgtccacgacaggtgctgagtccaaactatagtactatcgttgctaaggtgtcaggcaacaatcactgtgtccATATAACATACAAGCTTTCATCGAATAATacgtaacatgcaataacggtcagcgtttaaatagtgtttgcgttgtgtgtcgattgtgatttgaataagtaacgtatgtaacacccaaaagagcataaagcaaaaagggatcgagtatattctcagattgtgtttaacaagtaaacactctcttggattgaagggagcgttgagagagattagcctgaacagttaacgatagcataagcgaagaacgacgcgtaaaacggtgcaaagtgaccaagtgtcggatggtaatccgatcggatggcaatccgatcggttgaccattcgatcggatgtcaatccattcggatggtcatccgatcggatggccattcgattggattgacatctgTTTgttaaggatgtgtttgtgtatgatggctttcaagttttcgttgtagcattttgaaaacagaaaagtatctctacccttcaggtcagtcgttcggatggcgatccgattagtaggacacttagtgagaacaagttcacagcaggtttgtcactcgatcgggtggcaatccgttggttACTGAATATGCATTGAACacgttgaaaattgtttaagtgttaaagttccaaacgtcacatggtcggacggtcgttcgatcggatggcaatctgatcggatgacaatccgttcgacgttcagatcTTTGAAAAGTTGAATAAAAGTTTAAGTGTTGAACCCTCAAGTGCAGTCTGATCGGattgcagttcgatcggatggcaatccgtcccGTGATCTGATCGTGTTGCTAACTTGAAGATTCGTTAAGTTTTGCAATTTGATCGAGACGATATGACAACGTGCTAACCCACAGAAACCCCATCAAGACCCAAGTGatctgatcgaacaggaatcaccctagtctgATCGGTTAACTGTTCAAGACGCTGGtacatgtttaacccgaaatcagttgtCACTTAGATAGAATTAAGTTCTTGAAC
Coding sequences:
- the LOC110930365 gene encoding ubiquitin-conjugating enzyme E2 28; this translates as MASKRILKELKDLQKDPPTSCSAGPVAEDMFHWQATIMGPPDSPYSGGVFLVTIHFPPDYPFKPPKVAFRTKVFHPNINSNGSICLDILKEQWSPALTISKVLLSICSLLTDPNPDDPLVPEIAHMYKTDRSKYETTARSWTQKYAMG